One stretch of Urocitellus parryii isolate mUroPar1 chromosome 12, mUroPar1.hap1, whole genome shotgun sequence DNA includes these proteins:
- the Msh6 gene encoding DNA mismatch repair protein Msh6 isoform X4, producing MPTRLLPGPQAKAAVLLRRLPGPPLPLAGMWPGARLGLGTGPWGPPRRLLRRRTSTEGCGGRQRPHSCDFSPGDLVWAKMEGYPWWPCLVYNHPFDGTFIREKGKSVRVHVQFFDDSPTRGWVSKRLLKPYTGSKSKEAQKGGHFYSSKPEILRAMQRADEALNKDKAERLELAVCDEPSEPEEEEEMEVGATYASDKSEEDNEIESEEEVKPKMEGSRRSSRQVKKRRVISDSESDIGGSDVEFKPDAKEEGSSDEISSGVGDSESEGLDSPVKVAPKRKRMVTGSSAFKRKSSKKEMPSTTKRAAGILSETKNTLSAFSAPQNSDSQAHVSGGGDNSSRPTTWYHETLEWLKKEKRRDEHRRRPDHPDFDASTLYVPEDFLNSCTPGMRKWWQIKSQNFDLVIFYKVGKFYELYHMDALIGVNELGLVFMKGNWAHSGFPEIAFGRYSDSLVQKGYKVARVEQTETPEMMEARCRKMAHISKHDRVVKREICRIITKGTQTYSVLEGDPSENYSKYLLSLKEKEEDSSGHTRMYGVCFVDTSLGKFFIGQFSDDRHCSRFRTLVAHYPPVQVLFEKGNLSVETKTILKSSLSSSLQEGLIPGSQFWDAAKTLRTLLEEGYFTEKLNEDSGVMLPQVLKDMTSESDSIGLTPGEKSELALSALGGCVFYLKKCLIDQELLSMANFEEYIPLDSDMVNTRSGAKFTKANQRMVLDAVTLNNLEIFVNGTNGSTEGTLLERIDTCHTIFGKRLLKQWLCAPLCSPFAINDRLNAIEDLIVVPDKISEVTDLLKKLPDLERLLSKIHNVGSPLKSQNHPDSRAIMYEETTYSKKKIIDFLSALEGFKVMCKIIGIMEEVVDDFKSKILKQVVTLQTKNPEGCFPDLTSELNRWDTAFDHEKARKTGLITPKAGFDSDYDQALADIRENEQSLLEYLEKQRNRIGCRTIVYWGIGRNRYQLEIPENFTTHNLPEEYELKSTKKGCKRYWTKTIEKKLANLINAEERRDISLKDCMRRLFYNFDKNYKDWQSAVECIAVLDVLICLANYSQGGDGPMCRPVILLPGEDTLPFLELKGSRHPCITKTFFGDDFIPNDILIGCEEEEKENGKAYCVLVTGPNMGGKSTLIRQAGLLAVMAQMGCYVPAEVCRLTPVDRVFTRLGASDRIMSGESTFFVELSETASILTHATAHSLVLMDELGRGTATFDGTAIANAVVKELAETIKCRTLFSTHYHSLVEEYSKNVAVRLGHMACMVENECEDPSQETITFLYKFIKGACPKSYGFNAARLANLPEEVIQKGHRKAREFEKMNQSLRLFREVCLASERSTLDAEAVHKLLSLIKEL from the exons GTTCAAAATCAAAGGAGGCCCAGAAGGGAGGCCATTTTTACAGTTCAAAGCCTGAAATACTCAGAGCAATGCAACGTGCAGATGAAGCCTTAAATAAAGACAAGGCTGAGAGGCTTGAATTGGCAGTTTGTGATGAGCCCTCAGAgccagaagaggaggaagagatggag GTAGGTGCAACTTATGCATCAGATAAGAGTGAAGAAGATAATGAAATTGAGAGTGAAGAGGAAGTGAAGCCTAAGATGGAAGGATCTAGGCGAAGTAGCCGTCAAGTAAAAAAAAGGAGGGTCATATCAGACTCTGAGAGTGACATTGGTGGCTCTGATGTGGAATTCAAACCAGATGCTAAGGAGGAAGGAAGCAGTGATGAAATAAGCAGTGGAGTGGGAGATAGTGAGAGTGAAGGCCTGGACAGTCCTGTCAAAGTTGCTCCAAAACGTAAGAGAATGGTGACAGGAAGTAgtgcttttaaaaggaaaagttcaaagaaagaaatgcccTCAACCACCAAACGAGCAGCTGGCATTTTATCAGAAACCAAAAATACTTTGAGTGCTTTCTCTGCTCCTCAAAATTCTGATTCTCAAGCCCATGTTAGTGGAGGGGGTGATAATAGTAGTCGCCCCACTACCTGGTATCATGAAACTTTAGAATGGcttaagaaggaaaagagaagagatgagCATAGGAGGCGGCCTGATCACCCCGATTTTGATGCATCCACACTCTATGTGCCTGAAGATTTCCTTAATTCCTGTACTCCTGGTATGAGGAAGTGGTGGCAGATTAAGTCTCAGAACTTTGATCTTGTTATCTTTTATAAGGTGGGGAAGTTTTATGAACTATATCACATGGATGCTCTTATTGGAGTCAATGAATTGGGACTGGTATTCATGAAAGGCAACTGGGCCCATTCTGGTTTTCCTGAAATTGCATTTGGCCGGTACTCAGATTCCCTGGTACAGAAGGGCTATAAAGTAGCACGGGTGGAACAGACTGAAACTCCTGAGATGATGGAGGCACGATGCCGAAAGATGGCACATATATCTAAGCATGATAGAGTGGTGAAGAGAGAAATTTGTAGGATCATTACTAAGGGTACACAGACCTATAGTGTGCTGGAAGGTGATCCCTCTGAGAACTACAGTAAATATCTTCTTAGcctcaaagaaaaagaggaagattcTTCTGGCCACACTCGCATGTATGGTGTGTGCTTTGTTGATACTTCCCTGGGAAAGTTTTTCATAGGTCAGTTTTCAGATGATCGTCATTGTTCCAGATTTAGGACTCTAGTAGCACACTATCCTCCAGTACAAGTCTTGTTTGAAAAAGGAAATCTCTCAGTGGAGACGAAGACAATTCTAAAGAGTTCATTATCCTCCTCTCTTCAGGAAGGTCTGATACCAGGGTCCCAATTTTGGGATGCAGCTAAAACTTTGAGAACTCTCCTCGAAGAGGGCTATTTTACTGAAAAACTAAATGAGGACAGTGGGGTGATGTTGCCCCAGGTGCTTAAAGATATGACCTCAGAGTCTGATTCCATTGGGCTGACACCAGGAGAAAAAAGTGAATTGGCCCTCTCTGCTCTAGGTGGTTGTGTCTTCTACCTCAAAAAATGCCTTATTGATCAGGAGCTTTTATCCATGGCTAATTTCGAAGAATATATTCCCTTGGATTCTGACATGGTCAATACAAGATCTGGTGCTAAATTTACTAAAGCTAATCAACGAATGGTGCTAGATGCAGTGACGTTAAACAACTTGGAGATTTTTGTAAATGGGACAAATGGTTCTACTGAAGGGACCCTGCTAGAAAGAATTGATACTTGCCATACTATTTTTGGTAAACGGCTTCTAAAGCAGTGGCTTTGTGCTCCGCTGTGTAGCCCTTTTGCTATCAATGACCGTCTAAATGCCATAGAAGACCTCATCGTCGTGCCTGACAAAATCTCTGAAGTTACAGATCTTCTAAAGAAGCTGCCAGATCTTGAGAGGCTACTGAGTAAAATTCATAATGTTGGGTCTCCCCTAAAGAGCCAGAACCACCCTGATAGCAGGGCTATAATGTATGAAGAAACTACATATAGCAAAAAAAAgatcattgattttctttctgcGCTTGAAGGATTCAAAGTAATGTGTAAAATTATAGGAATTATGGAAGAAGTTGTTGATGATTTTAAGTCCAAAATCCTTAAGCAGGTCGTTACTCTACAGACAAAAAATCCTGAAGGCTGCTTCCCTGATTTGACTTCAGAACTGAATCGATGGGATACAGCCTTTGACCACGAAAAAGCTCGAAAGACTGGACTGATTACTCCCAAAGCAGGATTTGACTCTGATTATGACCAAGCGCTTGCCGACATAAGAGAAAATGAGCAGAGCCTCTTAGAATACTTAGAGAAACAGCGCAATCGAATAGGCTGTAGGACCATAGTATATTGGGGGATTGGTAGGAACCGTTACCAGTTGGAAATTCCAGAGAATTTTACCACCCATAATTTGCCAGAAGAATATGAGCTGAAATCTACCAAGAAGGGCTGTAAACGATACTGGACCAAAACTATTGAGAAGAAGTTGGCTAATCTGATAAATGCTGAAGAACGCAGAGATATATCGTTGAAGGACTGCATGCGGCGACTGTtctataattttgataaaaattacaaGGACTGGCAGTCTGCTGTAGAGTGCATTGCAGTGTTGG ATGTCTTAATATGTCTGGCTAACTATAGTCAAGGTGGTGATGGTCCTATGTGTCGCCCAGTGATTCTGTTACCAGGAGAAGACACTCTCCCTTTCTTAGAGCTTAAAGGTTCACGACATCCCTGCATTACGAAGACTTTTTTTGGAGATGATTTTATTCCTAATGACATTCTAATAGGCtgtgaggaagaagagaaagaaaatggcaaagcTTATTGTGTGCTTGTTACTGGACCGAATATGGGGGGCAAGTCTACACTCATAAGACAG GCTGGCCTGTTAGCTGTAATGGCCCAGATGGGTTGTTATGTACCTGCTGAAGTGTGTAGGCTCACACCAGTTGACAGAGTGTTTACTAGACTTGGTGCCTCAGATAGAATAATGTCAG GTGAAAGTACATTTTTTGTTGAATTAAGTGAAACTGCCAGCATACTTACACATGCAACAGCACATTCCCTTGTGCTTATGGATGAATTAG GAAGAGGTACTGCAACATTTGATGGGACAGCAATAGCAAATGCAGTTGTTAAAGAACTTGCTGAGACGATAAAGTGTCGTACATTGTTTTCTACCCACTATCATTCATTGGTAGAAGAATATTCTAAAAATGTTGCTGTGCGCCTAGGACATATG gcatGCATGGTAGAAAATGAGTGTGAAGACCCAAGCCAGGAGACTATTACCTTCCTCTATAAATTCATTAAGGGAGCTTGTCCTAAGAGCTATGGCTTTAATGCAGCAAGGCTTGCTAATCTTCCAGAGGAAGTCATTCAAAAGGGGCATAGAAAAGCAAGAGAATTTGAGAAGATGAATCAGTCACTACGACTATTTCG ggaagTTTGCCTGGCTAGTGAAAGGTCGACTCTAGATGCTGAAGCTGtccataagttgctgagtttgATTAAAGAGTTATAG